AGCCGAGGTCACGGCGCCGGCGGCGGCATAAATTTTCTGCAAGGCGACTCCGGCAATCATGGCCCCCTCAAGCAGCTGCCAGCCGACAATCAAATCCCCGAGCAACTCCAGAAAAGGACGAGCATTAAGAATGGGCAGAGCCAGGCCGGCTCCCTCACTCCAGTCCTTAAATCGTAAAGTAACTCCCCCCACAGCCTCCAAGGCCTTACCCAGAGCCGCGCCCAGCGGCATCAGGGCTGAATCGGCGGCCGCCCGGGCGGCCGTACTCCCGATTTCGGCGAACAGATTTTTCAAAGCCTGCCCCCGATCCCGGGTAAGTTTGCGGCCAACCAGGTCAAGGGCCTGAATGGCGTTGGTGCCTTCATAGA
The Pseudomonadota bacterium DNA segment above includes these coding regions:
- a CDS encoding acyl-CoA dehydrogenase; its protein translation is YEGTNAIQALDLVGRKLTRDRGQALKNLFAEIGSTAARAAADSALMPLGAALGKALEAVGGVTLRFKDWSEGAGLALPILNARPFLELLGDLIVGWQLLEGAMIAGVALQKIYAAAGAVTSAQRRAWAREHAEAAFYEGKIASAGYFASTILPTIKGRALGIMAGDRTPIEMLDVSLG